A genome region from Leifsonia sp. Root112D2 includes the following:
- a CDS encoding response regulator, which translates to MIRIVVADDQLLVRSGFRIILEQQPDFEVCGEAMNGAEAVALVRELDPDVALMDIRMPQLNGLDATRAIVRESPRTRVLVLTTYDLDEYVVAALREGASGYLLKDVNPAELVRCVRAVASGETALAQVVLRRMVDEFLHHDAASADPVIFERLSERERAVLTELTRGMTNAEIAAALVVSPATVKTHVASILSKLGLRDRVQAVILAYETGFAGSGAR; encoded by the coding sequence GTGATCCGCATCGTCGTCGCGGACGACCAGCTGCTCGTGCGTAGCGGCTTCCGCATCATCCTCGAACAACAGCCCGATTTCGAGGTGTGCGGGGAGGCCATGAACGGGGCGGAGGCCGTTGCGCTCGTACGTGAACTCGACCCGGACGTGGCGCTCATGGACATCCGGATGCCTCAGCTCAATGGGCTCGACGCCACACGCGCGATAGTGCGCGAATCCCCGCGCACCCGTGTGCTGGTGCTGACCACATACGATCTCGACGAGTATGTGGTCGCCGCTCTCCGCGAGGGCGCGAGCGGTTATCTGCTCAAGGACGTGAACCCCGCAGAGCTCGTGCGTTGTGTGCGGGCCGTTGCCTCAGGGGAGACGGCGCTTGCCCAGGTGGTGTTGCGCCGCATGGTCGACGAGTTTCTGCACCATGACGCCGCATCCGCCGACCCGGTCATATTCGAGCGATTGAGCGAACGCGAACGCGCGGTGCTGACTGAGCTGACCCGCGGGATGACGAATGCGGAGATAGCCGCGGCACTGGTCGTGAGCCCTGCGACAGTGAAGACGCACGTCGCAAGCATCCTGTCCAAACTCGGCCTGCGAGATCGGGTGCAAGCCGTGATTTTGGCATACGAGACGGGATTTGCCGGTTCGGGTGCGCGCTGA
- a CDS encoding GNAT family N-acetyltransferase, translating to MEFAATPPLAGTLATLEQLAVDHVGGLQAAVRDGELWKTWYTSVPEPDAVASDVQRRLQLQADGRLAPWTIRRADTGAICGVTTFLNLEPEHRRLEIGSTWLAASAQGTGVNADAKRLLLTHAFESLRCIAVEFRTHWHNQQSRAAIARLGAKQDAVLRNHRILPDGSLRDTVVFSILDTEWPAVRRGLEHRIANHARPVAG from the coding sequence ATGGAATTCGCCGCGACTCCCCCGCTCGCCGGGACACTTGCCACGCTTGAGCAGCTCGCCGTCGACCACGTCGGCGGCCTGCAAGCCGCGGTGCGCGATGGCGAGCTGTGGAAGACGTGGTACACGAGTGTTCCCGAGCCGGATGCCGTCGCATCGGATGTGCAGCGTCGCCTGCAATTGCAGGCCGACGGGCGGCTGGCCCCATGGACGATCCGCCGCGCCGACACCGGTGCGATCTGTGGCGTGACCACCTTTCTCAACCTGGAGCCGGAGCACCGCCGCCTCGAGATCGGCTCCACCTGGCTGGCCGCGAGCGCCCAGGGAACAGGGGTGAACGCCGACGCGAAGCGACTGCTGCTCACGCACGCCTTCGAGAGCCTCAGATGTATCGCCGTCGAGTTTCGCACGCACTGGCACAATCAGCAGTCTCGAGCCGCGATAGCCCGGCTCGGTGCGAAGCAGGACGCCGTGCTGCGCAACCACCGCATCCTGCCCGACGGCTCACTGCGTGACACCGTCGTCTTCTCGATTCTCGACACAGAGTGGCCGGCCGTGCGACGCGGCCTCGAACACCGCATCGCCAACCACGCGCGCCCCGTCGCTGGTTGA